The Ruminococcaceae bacterium BL-4 region ATTTTAACTATGTAGGGAGGTATTTTTTAGAATGACTTTTGAAACCATCGACAATGTCCTTCAGATCAGTGCCAACTCCGTTATGACCATCGCTATGGCGGCAGTTCTTCTGCTGATCGGCTACTTTGTAAACAGCAAAGTCAGTTTTCTCCGCAAATACTGTATCCCTGCGCCGGTGGTAGGTGGTTTTCTGTTTATGTTTATCACCTTTTTGGGCCATATGAGCGGAACGTTCTCCTTTAAGTTTGACTCGTCTTTTCAGGATCCGTTCATGCTGGCATTCTTTACCACAGTCGGATTGGGTGCAAGCTTTGCACTGCTCAAAAAAGGCGGCCTGCTGCTGATTATTTACTGGCTTTGCGCAGGCGTTATTTCCATCTTTCAAAACATTATTGGTATTGCAGTCGGTTCTGCAGTTGGTCTGCAGGCGCCCTATTCCTTATTAGCCAGTGCAATCTCCATGATCGGCGGTCACGGCGCAGCTCTTGCTTATGGCAATACATTCGCGCAGATGGGCTATGCCCCCGCACCTCTGGTTGGCGCTGCCACCGCTACATTCGGATTGATTTTGGCTGTTCTGGTAGGCGGGCCGGTCGGACGCAGATTAATTGAAAAATATCACCTCAAACCTGACGAAAGTGAAAACTTCGATACCGACGTCACCTCTGTAAACGCTATAACCTCTGAAAAACGCAATGGCCTCGACGTTATGAAAAATGTAACCGCTATTCTCGTCTGCATGGCTCTTGGCATGGTAGTTTCCAAATGGATTGGCGGCCTGATCGGCATGAGCTTCCCCACTTATGTTGGCGCAATGTTTATCGCGGTCATTCTGCGCAATATCAATGAAAAAACTCATTTTTATAAATTTGATTTTTCGCTGGTCGAAGGTATCGGCGACGTCATGCTGAACTTATATCTGTCGATCGCAATGATGACGCTGCGTTTGTGGGAGCTTGCAGATCTCGTCGGCGGCGTGCTGATCATCCTCGTCTGTCAGGTAATCTTTATGGTTCTTGTTAGCTACTTTATTATCTTCCGCATTCTCGGTAAAAACTACGATGCGGCTGTTATGTGTGCCGGCCTCTGCGGTCATGGACTTGGCGCAACCCCGTCTGCCATTGTCAACATGACTGCAATTAACGAACGCTACGGAATGTCCCGCCGTGCAATGATGATCGTCCCGATCGTCGGCGCATTCCTCGTAGATATTATCTATCAGCCGCAAACGATCTGGTTTATTAAGACATTTGTCCACGTGATCACGGGCTGATTTCTGTTGCGAAATACTTTTCTTTCGATAAAATCAAATCATAGGAGGATCATTAAAAATGGCAAAACTTGTTGAATGCATTCCGAATTTCAGTGAGGGGCGCAACCATGCAGTTCTAGATGCTTTAGTTGCTGTTGCAAAAAGCGTTCCCGGCTGCACCTTGATGGATGTGCAGTCCGACCCAACGCATAACCGTTCCGTATTTACTTTGGTAGGTTCCCCCGAAGGAATCGAAGAAGTCTCTTTTCAGCTCTGCAAAAAAGCTGCAGAACTCATTGATATGAGAAAGCATGAAGGCGCTCATCCCCGGATGGGTGCTACCGATGTCATTCCGTTTGTGCCGACAATCGGCATGACCGTTGAAGAGTGCGTTGAGCTCTCAAAACGCGTTGCAAAACGCATTTGGGAAGAACTGCAGATTCCTAGCTTTCTCTACGAAGATTCCGCTACAACGCCCGAGCGCCGAAATCTGGCTACCGTTCGCAAAGGCCAATTTGAAGGAATGCCCGAAAAGCTTCTGCTCCCCGAATGGAAACCCGACTACGGTGAGCGCAAAATTCATCCAACAGCCGGCATTACTGCAATCGGCGCCCGGATGCCGCTGGTTGCGTTTAACGTGAACCTTGGGACCTCCGACGTACAGATCGCCAAGAAAATTGCAAAGGTTGTCCGCGCTTCTTCCGGCGGATTCAAATACTGCAAAGCAATCGGCCTGCTTTTGGAAGACCGCAATATAGCGCAGGTCTCCATGAACATGGTAAACTACGAAGGCACCCCACTCTACCGGGTATTCGAAGTCATTCGTGCCGAAGCACAACGCTGGGGTGTTCCGATTATCGGCAGCGAAGTTGTCGGTCTGACTCCTGCAAAGGCCTTGGTGGACTGTGCGGAATATTATCTGAAGATTGAAAATTTTGACTATCACAAACAGGTCATGGAAAATCATCTCATTAACGGTTAAATCCATAAAGGAGAATATAAAAATGAAGCTTGTTGACGATACCGTCACCGGTTTTACCAATCTGATGGCTTCTTCCGAGCCGGCCCCAGGAGGCGGCTCCGCTGCTGCGCTGGAAGGGGCTCTGGGTGCGGCTCTTACCGCAATGGTATGCGCTCTGACACAGGGGAAGAAAAAATACGCTGCATTTGAGGATTTGGCAAAAGAAACCGAACAGAAAGCCAATGTGCTCAAAGAACGCTATCTGGACGTTCTTGATCGGGATACCGATGCTTTTCATAAGGTCAGCGCTGTTTTCGCCATGCCGAAAAACACCGACGATGAAAAAGCAGTGCGCAGCGAAGCCATGCAGAAAGCTCTGAAAGGCTGCACCGAGACTCCTTTTGAAATAATGGAACTCGCCTGCGAAACACTAGATCTTGTAACCGGAATTTTGGATTGCTCCAATGTGAGCGCCAAAAGCGACCTTGGCTGCGCCGCGCTCAGTCTCAAATCGGCTGCACAATGCGCATGGCTCAACGTTCTCATCAATCTCGGAGGAATCAAAGACTCCGAATTTGTAGATACCTATCGCAAAAACGGAGCGGCTTTGTTGGAGAAGGCCATAAAATCAGCCGACAGCATCTACCTAAACGTTGTAGCTTCTCTTTGACCGACTGATTTTTAGAAAGAAGGCTTTTTATGGAACCGCTGATCCGTCATATTTTCCCCTCTGATTTTGTCGTCAGCAGTTGGAGCGGCGGAACCACTTCGCAGATTGCGATCGCCCCCCAAAACGCGCAATACGCAGAACGTGATTTTCTTTGGCGTCTCAGCACTGCCACCGTCAATGTTCAGGAATCGGATTTTACCATGCTGCCGGATTATTTCCGCTATATTTCCCTATTAAAAGGAAAAATACGTCTTTCTCACAATGATGGAAAAGTTCTCTCACTTTCTCCCTATGAGATTCACGCGTTTGATGGCGGCAGCGCTACCCATTCGGAAGGAACCTGTGTAGATTTTAACCTGATGCTGCGAAAAGGAGTCTGCAAGGGGAATCTTTTCTGCCTGCATTTAGCCGAAAATACAGAAATGACCATTCCGGCTGCCCCCTTCACAAACGATCATCACTATACAACGGTTGTCTATGCAGCGAAAGGCAGCGGCACGCTCTCTGCGAGAACTGCCTCTCAAGCGTTTTCCTGCAAAGAAGCTGTTATGATCTCAGAATTTTCTGCGCCTTTACTTTTAAAGAGCCATAAATCTTCTATTTTTATGATCGCCGAAATAGACACACCGCTCTCAGCTCCGATTTAAAAATCATTTCTACAATTTCATTAGAAGATCACCATGCCCGGGTCCGAAAATGATTTCGCTCTTGGGCATTATCTTCATCATTTTTCATTTGGCACTCATTTGTGAGACCGACAAAAGGAGGAATTATCGTTATGAAGACCGATATAGAGATCGCCCAGGAAGCAACTATGGAACCGATCGAAAGAATCGCAGAAAAGCTGGGGATTTCGAAAGACAATCTGGAATTATACGGGCGCGGAAAAGCGAAACTAGACATTCATTCTTTAAAAGAAAAGCCCCAAAAAGGCAAGCTGATTCTTGTCACCGCCATCAATCCAACTCCTGCGGGTGAGGGAAAAACCACCACCAGTGTCGGTTTGGCAGATGCCCTCTCCCGACTCGGAAAATCTACTGTTGTCTGCCTGCGTGAGCCCAGCCTCGGTCCAGTATTCGGCATAAAAGGAGGCGCTGCCGGCGGCGGTTATGCGCAGGTCATCCCTATGGAAGAAATCAACCTCCACTTTACAGGCGATTTTCATGCCATCGGCGCTGCCAATAACCTTTTGGCTGCCCTGATTGACAACCACATCCAACAAGGAAATGCGCTCAACATTGATGTGCGCAGGATTGTTTGGAAGCGCGTCGTCGATATGAATGACCGTCAGCTTCGCCACATCGTCTGTGGCCTTGGCGGAAAAGCTAATGGCGTTCCCCGCGAAGATGGCTTCGATATCACGGTAGCTTCGGAGATTATGGCGGTGCTGTGCCTCTCTACCAGCCTTTTGGACCTCAAAGCGCGGCTCGCAAAGATGGTGGTAGCCTATACGAGAAATGACGAACCCATCACAGCCCACGATCTTCATGCCGAAGGCGCTATGGCAGCTCTTTTAAAGGACGCTATCAAACCAAACCTTGTACAAACACTTGAACATACGCCCGCATTGATTCATGGTGGTCCCTTTGCCAATATCGCCCATGGCTGCAATTCCATCTCCGCCACACAGACCGGATTAAAGCTTGCCGATTATGTGGTCACGGAAGCCGGATTCGGCGCCGACCTGGGCGCTGAAAAATTCATCGATATCAAATGCCGCGCCGGTGGATTCACTCCTGATGCAGCAGTAATCGTCGCTACTGTACGCGCATTAAAGCATCATGGCAGCGTGCAAAAGGCAGATCTTGGAAAAGAGGATCTCGTTGCTTTGGAAAAGGGGTTGCCGAACCTTCTGCGTCATGTGGAAAATATCACAAAAGTCTTTGGGCTGCCCTGCGTAGTCGCAATCAACGCCTTCGCTACAGATACCCCCGCTGAATTAAACCTCATCAAGCAGAAATGCCACGAATTAGGCGTCAATGTAGCAATGAGCGAAGTCTGGGCAAAAGGCGGAGCAGGCGGCGAAGATCTGGCAAAAGAAGTTTTGCGGCTCTGCGAAACAAAGAGCGAGTGCCGGTTTTGTTATGATGTAAATGATTCGATCCCCGACAAACTCAACGCCATTGCGAAAAAGATTTATCACGCGGACGGTGTTGATCTGACGGGTCCTGCTAAAAAGCAGCTCAAACTTCTTACTGATCTCCATTTTGACAAGCTGCCGATTTGCATGGCAAAAACCCAGTATTCCTTCTCGGACGATGCGACGCTTCTCG contains the following coding sequences:
- a CDS encoding Formiminotetrahydrofolate cyclodeaminase, with product MKLVDDTVTGFTNLMASSEPAPGGGSAAALEGALGAALTAMVCALTQGKKKYAAFEDLAKETEQKANVLKERYLDVLDRDTDAFHKVSAVFAMPKNTDDEKAVRSEAMQKALKGCTETPFEIMELACETLDLVTGILDCSNVSAKSDLGCAALSLKSAAQCAWLNVLINLGGIKDSEFVDTYRKNGAALLEKAIKSADSIYLNVVASL
- a CDS encoding Sodium/glutamate symporter produces the protein MTFETIDNVLQISANSVMTIAMAAVLLLIGYFVNSKVSFLRKYCIPAPVVGGFLFMFITFLGHMSGTFSFKFDSSFQDPFMLAFFTTVGLGASFALLKKGGLLLIIYWLCAGVISIFQNIIGIAVGSAVGLQAPYSLLASAISMIGGHGAALAYGNTFAQMGYAPAPLVGAATATFGLILAVLVGGPVGRRLIEKYHLKPDESENFDTDVTSVNAITSEKRNGLDVMKNVTAILVCMALGMVVSKWIGGLIGMSFPTYVGAMFIAVILRNINEKTHFYKFDFSLVEGIGDVMLNLYLSIAMMTLRLWELADLVGGVLIILVCQVIFMVLVSYFIIFRILGKNYDAAVMCAGLCGHGLGATPSAIVNMTAINERYGMSRRAMMIVPIVGAFLVDIIYQPQTIWFIKTFVHVITG
- the fhs gene encoding Formate--tetrahydrofolate ligase 2 yields the protein MKTDIEIAQEATMEPIERIAEKLGISKDNLELYGRGKAKLDIHSLKEKPQKGKLILVTAINPTPAGEGKTTTSVGLADALSRLGKSTVVCLREPSLGPVFGIKGGAAGGGYAQVIPMEEINLHFTGDFHAIGAANNLLAALIDNHIQQGNALNIDVRRIVWKRVVDMNDRQLRHIVCGLGGKANGVPREDGFDITVASEIMAVLCLSTSLLDLKARLAKMVVAYTRNDEPITAHDLHAEGAMAALLKDAIKPNLVQTLEHTPALIHGGPFANIAHGCNSISATQTGLKLADYVVTEAGFGADLGAEKFIDIKCRAGGFTPDAAVIVATVRALKHHGSVQKADLGKEDLVALEKGLPNLLRHVENITKVFGLPCVVAINAFATDTPAELNLIKQKCHELGVNVAMSEVWAKGGAGGEDLAKEVLRLCETKSECRFCYDVNDSIPDKLNAIAKKIYHADGVDLTGPAKKQLKLLTDLHFDKLPICMAKTQYSFSDDATLLGAPNGFRITVKNLKVNAGAGFLMAQAGDIMTMPGLPKVPAANKIDIDESGKITGLF
- a CDS encoding conserved protein of unknown function (Evidence 4 : Unknown function but conserved in other organisms), yielding MEPLIRHIFPSDFVVSSWSGGTTSQIAIAPQNAQYAERDFLWRLSTATVNVQESDFTMLPDYFRYISLLKGKIRLSHNDGKVLSLSPYEIHAFDGGSATHSEGTCVDFNLMLRKGVCKGNLFCLHLAENTEMTIPAAPFTNDHHYTTVVYAAKGSGTLSARTASQAFSCKEAVMISEFSAPLLLKSHKSSIFMIAEIDTPLSAPI
- a CDS encoding Glutamate formimidoyltransferase, with amino-acid sequence MAKLVECIPNFSEGRNHAVLDALVAVAKSVPGCTLMDVQSDPTHNRSVFTLVGSPEGIEEVSFQLCKKAAELIDMRKHEGAHPRMGATDVIPFVPTIGMTVEECVELSKRVAKRIWEELQIPSFLYEDSATTPERRNLATVRKGQFEGMPEKLLLPEWKPDYGERKIHPTAGITAIGARMPLVAFNVNLGTSDVQIAKKIAKVVRASSGGFKYCKAIGLLLEDRNIAQVSMNMVNYEGTPLYRVFEVIRAEAQRWGVPIIGSEVVGLTPAKALVDCAEYYLKIENFDYHKQVMENHLING